Within Diabrotica virgifera virgifera chromosome 7, PGI_DIABVI_V3a, the genomic segment TGGGCCGTTTGAAGCCAGTTTCTTGCTACTCTTATGTTGTGGGTCCATCTGGTCAGTGGTTGTCCTCAGCTCTTTTTATAGTTTCTaggcctccattccatgattcgtctaGTTTACTGTCCATCTTGTAGATATCAGTAGGTTGTACAGTAGATGGGGAGGTACTCTTCCCCAATCCCAGCGGAGGACAGACTTACTTAAGGATGTGAGCCTGCCATATGCAAGCCTCGATTCTCTCTTAACTCCTGTACTGGAGAGAAATAAGGTTTTAACCCTATTCCTCTGCAATATCTATCATATCCTATCAATGTCTCTAACCAATACGCCTGACAAGCATGGTGTTTAAGTGCTAAAACCTCCTCAGCATGAGGAGACATTCAAGTTCATTGGTAAAAAGTTTAAATAGTGTTGTTTTTCCTAATACTCTGATAATTTTTCAAGTCTACTTACGTGTGTCTTGATTCGGACTGGCTTCATTTAAAACCGGTAAACCACTCGCAAAGAAATCCATAATTGTGGCAAAAATTTCTGGTTTCAGCAGTTTCCAACTAACTTCATCATCCTCTGATTTGGTTATAGTAATGAAATCTGGACCTAGAAACACACTCTTGACCCCTTCGACTCGAAAAAGTAATTTTCCTAACGGAGAACAATAGGCTGCCTGTCCATTTGGGAAATCGATGGTTGATCCAGGATCTAGAACTTGTACCCCAGGTACAAACTTTAAACTATTTGGATTTGGAGTTTCTTGTGTTTGAATGAACATTTTCAAAGGAGAAGAGGTGAATATAGTGTTTCGAAGCCATGATTGCGATATACTAAAACAAAGATAGGTTTATAGATATTTCAATTGTAGTGTATctgtattttctatttaaaaaatcagtGTTTCTTGTTGAACTACCGGTTATAGTAAGATATTTATATAGGTACTAACTTTTCTTGAGCAATAATCCCTTTAGGAAAAGGATTGTTGAAGATTTTGGAAAAAAGTAATGAGCTGCGCCACATATTTCACATTAACATTATTTTCTTGTATAATATAAAACAGAAAATTTGTTATAaatgttttctatttttattaaccTCTCCAGATTTTTCGAAATGGAATCACAAAAATTTTTCTGACGTCTGAAGTCTGAGATATTGAGCACGTCCTTGTCATATTAGATGTGGCAACGCTGTTGAGCTGTCAAATAGAGGGcctatttaataaatttaatatagTAGTGGgaagaataattttaaaatatatttgattaaatttgtgtaaaaacacaaaatatattatttattttaataagataatACACACATTTAGTATCGTtctcccctcattacgtgtctcAGATGTCTCTTGTAggtttcttatttttattgtgtttattattttgtattcgtTGCCAATTTTTCGCAATACTCCTTGTGTTCATTTTCTTCTGCGTCCATGTTATTCTACGCATCCTTCTGTTCACATAACTGTAGCTTtatttatttatgtgttcttgctttagtCCAGCCTTTTTTAATACTACACCTGAATTTTGGCTAACCCTACACCCTACTCAAATTTCATAAGTTAAAAGTAAATGTGATTTTCAGTTTGAAGACAGTTTAATTTCATTAGAAAATAACTTAACTTTCACTTCTGTtatgttttttttgtaatatatgggactaacttgaaagtattttttccataatcaactatttataatgggaaataagccattacatgtaatataatgtaatttatttatattattattttttatcatGGCTATATAATATATTGTGTAATTATCAAGTAACAAATCTGAAAATTTTCACATTTATGATTTAAATAATAAGCgtgttatttgaaaaaatagctgtAATATGGAAACCAGAATCTTTAAATCTTTAAACGCGATTTCCCAACAATCGGCTGTTTTGAATTGTGCCtctatattactgagggtgcgacATACATTCTTATAGGCCCTCTATATACTATTGCCAAATTTCAATGTTTCTGGCGCTAGGTTACGGGGGCAATGGTCATTAATAACCTGTCACTTCAAATGT encodes:
- the LOC114336358 gene encoding NFU1 iron-sulfur cluster scaffold homolog, mitochondrial — encoded protein: MWRSSLLFSKIFNNPFPKGIIAQENISQSWLRNTIFTSSPLKMFIQTQETPNPNSLKFVPGVQVLDPGSTIDFPNGQAAYCSPLGKLLFRVEGVKSVFLGPDFITITKSEDDEVSWKLLKPEIFATIMDFFASGLPVLNEASPNQDTQINEDDDETVQMIKELLDTRIRPTVQEDGGDIIFVAYEDGIVKLKMQGACSSCPSSVVTLKNGVQNMMQFYIPEVIGVEQVLDEADKVAESEFKKIDEKISAKEDSK